The genomic segment CAAAACTCATTTTAAATACGTTTTGCTTCTTGAAGTGAAGCTGGTTCTGGATATCTTCTACTACATCGGGAGTGGCCGTAGCCGTAAGAGCAAGGACTGGTACACCGGGCTTCATATCTCTTATTTTTGCAATTTCGAGATAAGACGGGCGGAAATCGTAACCCCACTGGCTGATGCAGTGAGCTTCATCTACCGTGATGAAACTCACCGGAATGTGGCGCAGTTTAGTTTGGAACAATTCTGAAGAAAGACGTTCTGGTGAAACATACAGAAACTTGATTTCACCGAAAATACAATTTTCCAATATTCGGAGAATCTCTTGGCGCGACAATCCTGTGTAGATGGCTTCAGCCAGGATGTTGCGGGCCTTGAGATGCTGTACCTGATCCTTCATCAGCGCAATGAGGGGAGTTACCACAATGCAGACGCCCTTTTGGGCAAGAGCTGGAACCTGGAAGGTGATGGATTTACCGCCACCTGTAGGCATAAGACCGAGGGTATCCTCACCTCGGGCTATACTCTCAATGATGTCTCGTTGTATGCCGCGAAAGTCAGGATACCCCCAATATGTACGTAGTATTTCTTGATATTTATCTGCCATTTTTTGAAACTTTTGCCCTTGCAGATTTCGATGCTTTTGCGTCCTGACGGATTTGCTCTACAAATCCGTGTAATCCGAGTAATCAGTGCCTAATCCATGCATAGGGCTAAGTACCTCATCCTTCGTTTGGACGGATGTCTTCTATCTGAAGTTGAACTTGGTTTTTCTTAAAAATATTCTCTTCTATGGTGAAGGCTATGTCGAAACTTCGCTTACTCTTAATGTAGCGGGCAGCTGCACTCTGACCGAAAGCGATGCCGTTTAAGACCGTGCTCGATTTTGAGTCTACCAGTTCCAACTTGATGTGTTCCTGTTCTCTGCCCACCACCTTGCTGGTACCATAATCATATACCCGGTTGGTGCAGAAAATAGGTTTCTGGTTACATGGACCGAAAGGAGAGAAGCGCTTCAAGTCGGCCTGCAGATGCTTGGTAATGTCTTTAAAGTCAATTTCAGCATCTATGTTGAGCATCGGTTCTGTCTGTTGAGGCGAAATATGCTCTTCTACATAATGCTGGAACCTGTCTCTGAACTCTCTAACCTTATCCCATTTCAAGGTAAGTCCGGCAGCATAGGTATGACCACCGAAATTGAGCAGGAGGTCGCGGCAACTCTTGATGGCTGAGTAGATGTCAAATCCCGTTACGCTACGTGCTGAACCTGTAGCCATATCACCATCCCGGGTCAGAACAATGGTAGGGCGGAAGTAGATTTCGGTGAGTCGGGAAGCAACAATGCCAATGACTCCCTTTTTCCAGCCTTCATCATAGAGCACGATGCTGGAGTTGTGTTTCATGCTTTCCAGACGCGATACGATACCGTTGGCTTCTTCAGTCATCTGCTTGTCTATGTCTTTGCGCTGCTCATTGTACTCATTGATGTGTCTGGCCATGCGCAGGGCTGAGGAATAGTCTCTTTCTACCAGCAGATCTACGCTCAGCTTGCCGTTCTCCATTCTGCCTGAAGCATTGATGCGGGGACCAATCTTGAACACAATATCACTCATAGAGAGCTCGCGTCCGTTCAGTCCGCAGATGTCAATGATGGATTTCAGACCGATACTTGGATTGGTATTCAGCAACTTAAGACCATGGAAGGCGAGTATTCTGTTCTCATCTACCACCGGCACAATGTCGGCAGCAATACTCACGGCGCAGAAGTCGAGCAGAGGAATGAGCCTGGAGAACGGAATGTTGTTGTTCTTGGCAAAAGCCTGCATAAACTTGAACCCTACACCGCATCCGCAGAGATGCTTGAATGGGAATGGATCGTCAGGACGCTTCGGATTGAGTATGGCCACAGCAGGTGGCATCACATCGTCAGGAACGTGATGGTCGCAGATGATGAAGTCTATTCCCAGACTCTTGGCATATTCTATCTCCTGAATAGCCTTGATTCCGCAGTCTAGAATAATAATCAATTTTACACCAGTCTGATGAGCAAAATCTATTCCTTTCTTACTCACTCCGTAACCTTCGTCGTAGCGGTCGGGAATGTAGTAGTCGATGTTTGAATAGAATTGCTGCAAGAATTTGTACACCAGGGCAACGGCGGTGCATCCGTCTACGTCATAGTCTCCGTAAACAAGGATACGTTCCTTTCTACCCATAGCATCGTTCAGGCGGTCTACGGCAATATCCATGTCTTTCATCAGGAATGGATTGATGAGATCTGAGAGTTGTGGACGGAAGAACCGTTTGGCTGCAGACTCTGTTGTAATCTCGCGCTTGATGAGCAAATGGGCAAGAACTGGGCTCATATTTAGCTTGGCGCCTAATTCTTCAGCTGCTTTTTGCTGTTCAGGTGTTGGTGATTCGTAATTCCATTTAAAATGCATTTTAATTATTTTTTATTTCTGCCCCCAAAGTTACGAAAATAAAATGACAAAAGGAAATGTTTAGGGAGGAATTTTACTAAATTACCTAGAAATAAGTAAAAATAAGACTTGTTGGCAACCCAAAATAAGTAAATAAGAGATTTTCTTGGCAACAAAAAAGGCAGCAAACTCATCGGTTTGCTGCCCCTTGAATATTTTTGTTTAGGAGAATGTCCATAGAAAACCTATAGGCTGTTAACTATTAAAACTCTCCTAGATTCCGAGCTTCTTGCGGATGTCCTTAGGAAGGGCGTTCTTGTTAAC from the Segatella copri genome contains:
- the recJ gene encoding single-stranded-DNA-specific exonuclease RecJ gives rise to the protein MHFKWNYESPTPEQQKAAEELGAKLNMSPVLAHLLIKREITTESAAKRFFRPQLSDLINPFLMKDMDIAVDRLNDAMGRKERILVYGDYDVDGCTAVALVYKFLQQFYSNIDYYIPDRYDEGYGVSKKGIDFAHQTGVKLIIILDCGIKAIQEIEYAKSLGIDFIICDHHVPDDVMPPAVAILNPKRPDDPFPFKHLCGCGVGFKFMQAFAKNNNIPFSRLIPLLDFCAVSIAADIVPVVDENRILAFHGLKLLNTNPSIGLKSIIDICGLNGRELSMSDIVFKIGPRINASGRMENGKLSVDLLVERDYSSALRMARHINEYNEQRKDIDKQMTEEANGIVSRLESMKHNSSIVLYDEGWKKGVIGIVASRLTEIYFRPTIVLTRDGDMATGSARSVTGFDIYSAIKSCRDLLLNFGGHTYAAGLTLKWDKVREFRDRFQHYVEEHISPQQTEPMLNIDAEIDFKDITKHLQADLKRFSPFGPCNQKPIFCTNRVYDYGTSKVVGREQEHIKLELVDSKSSTVLNGIAFGQSAAARYIKSKRSFDIAFTIEENIFKKNQVQLQIEDIRPNEG